Genomic window (Oryza sativa Japonica Group chromosome 3, ASM3414082v1):
AATGTtcaccaagacctcaaagatgTCAAGCTATGGCAGGTCAGATCATAACTCTGTTTGCAGAATTTTACAGTATTTCTAATTTTCATGAATTGACAATTGTAATCTTCTATGAAATTCTTTCAGGTTAACACCCTCCTAAAAGGTTTAGAAAAAATAGCTGTCAGTGCGGACATTCCAATGCTGGTCTGTGGAGATTTCAATGCAACCCCTGGAAGGTTTGTTCATCTACTGAAGGATTTGGATTTATTCTCCTTATGTCCTACTATGTGAAGATTCTAAATGGCAAATGCGCACTGTAACGTTGCAGTACTCCACATGGGCTTCTTGCAATGGGGAAAGTTGATCTGATGCATCCAGATCTAGCAATAGATCCTCTTGGAATTTTGCGACCAGCAAGCAAGTTGACACACCAGCTTCCTCTGGTATAGTGAACCCAACGCAGCTCTCTTAATCTACTTTATATTTTTTAGTTATGGCTCTGAACAAAGGATTTGCTTGTTTTACAGGTGAGTGCGTACTCTTCATTTGCAAGGATGGTTGGTGCTGGTTATGATTTGGAGCACCAGAGGAGGAGAATGGACCCTGCAACAAATGAACCACTTTTCACAAATTGCACGAGGGATTTCACTGGGACCATTGATTACATATTTTACACAGGTTTGTGGTGAAACTTTGTTGAAATGCTGCCTGTGGTGTGTTCTGGAATATGCAAATATTGCTAGATTTACCTTTGCATTGTATTTTCCATTTCAGCGGATTCGTTATCAGTGGAATCGTTGCTGGAACTTCTGGATGAGGATAGCTTACGGAAAGACACTGCGCTTCCTTCACCTGAATGGTCATCAGATCATATAGCACTCTTAGCAGAATTTCGGTGCAAGCCTAGAGTTAGACGATGATACCCTAGGTATGAGCAAAGTACTAAAATCATTGATTAGTTATACCATTGATTTGGTTGGAATTACCCATGTTCTTTAGATAATAGAACGCCCCATCAATATTCCTTGAATGGTAATGCCGTTCACCAAAATCAATAGATGCTTGTACCTCAACTTTAATAAACCAAATGCAGGAATTCTTAGTTTCAAGTACACATGACATATGTCCCCATATCTCACTTTGCATGAATTGTTTTGCCTCCTGGAGCTTGTGAGTTGTTAGTAGTTGAAAATCTACAGTCTGACAGCTGGGGCACTCATGATGACCATTTAGTGCAGAATTATGCTGTTGCTATAGGTCCTGACAAAGCATTTTGTCTGCAGGTACATCCATGTTCACTAGGAGGTGCTCTAGCGGCGTGATTACCAACATACACAAGGGAACATACCCTCAGGGGAAGTAAGATTAACAATCTTAAGGAAGGGAGGATTGTTATGTTCATTACTCTTTTCATTTCTGCCCTGATTTTTTTAGTGGCTCTAGCTGGATTGCGACTTTCTATAGGTGAAATATCCACGCAAAGAGAAATATTTAATAGCATCATTGTTAgtttttttcaatttcagtcTGTCTACAATTTTTCCTTACCATGGAATCTAGTTCTTACAAGCTGGAAATGATCCCTTCCATAATCCATTGTGTAcgtctcacttttttttttttggctgacaTGTAAATCTGTCACGTGGGTCGGTGCTAGTTTTCGGAAATGTTAATTGTTGTTTAAGAGCCATAGTTGCCAACTGAAGTACAGTTATCTTGAAGGAAATGAAATTACGGGTTTGGTTTGTTGCAAAAATTCTGAGGGCAATGCTGCTTCATGtatgtatatttatttgtgtTCGCTACTTAATGAAACCCAGGTTGTCCTTTTGATAGTGTTTATCAACAATCTACCTATTTGTTGTTTCTCATTCTCACAAGGTAAGAACACTCCCAAAACAGTTGCCAGGAACCTCCTAAAGATTATTGCTGGGGCCGATCTGAAGAAAACAGGATGCTCATACTTTGTGTAAGAGAAATTCAGCTATCAATGGATCCTGACATTTTGGATGTCAAGAGTGTTTCACTGTTCCTATTTAGTGGAAGCACCCCGAATGTTTTTACACTACTACCACCCGAATTGATATGCTTGCATTTACTTTGGTTGCCAGCAGCTTCATGACAAACTCTACTGTAGCATGTTTAATATCCTGCCGATAGGCAGATTGATTGCTCCTGCCATCCCTGGTACGCAGAAGTTAAAGATTGCACTACATGGCTTGCTACTGGTCTTTTACTAGCCACACTAGAGGCTTGGATCCCATTCATCTTGAGCTGTTCCGGTGCAATGATGGCCGTGTTTTCACgtgaaaattagaagtttggttgaaattggaacaatgtgacggaaaagttgaaagtttatgtgtgtaggaaagttttgatgtgatgaaaaagttggaagtttgaagaaatattttggaactaaacacggcggaTGATTCATGAACTCAGCTGCTGTTGCCACTTTGCTACGCGACCCTACAACCGTCTGCCACCTGGTTCTACGCTGCACGTCGCTCTTGAGAAATTGCTCTTTACATCCAGGATGAAGACTGCGAGAGGAGGAAAGGAAGGCGCCAGAAAACTGTTTTGGGTTTCTGCACAGCACTAATGTACTGGCCTATGGTACTCTGGGCCATTCTACCCTGCTTCAGTCCCTCCGTACTAGAATAACTTAGAGGCTGTGTTCGAGGGAGAGtggattgggaagatacgtcaAACGAGTTGagtcattagcgcatgattaattgagtattaactaatttaaacttcaaaaatagattaatatgattttttaaaacaacttttctatataattttttttttgcaaaaaccgcaccgtttagtagtttgaaaagcgtgcgcacggaaaacgagtgacaatctcccctatctccaacgaacgaacgcagccttagaaGTTATTTAGGAGAGTTTTTTAAGCTTTTGTCAAAAtaagaagctccccaaacaaaATATTATCGTTCAAGTTTCCATAAAAAACTAAAAGCTAAAAGTTGAGAAATCAAACTTTTGTAGATTCGTAAAAGCCGGCTACCAACCAATTGCTTCTTATAATCTTAAACTCTCCCAAACAACCTCTTAACGATAGgacctagtacaatgaatctagataagcTCTTGTTCTGATTGGTTGTATTAGGATGTCCTATCTTAGATTTagatattttaggacagatggATTACGTTACTACTGCTCTTTAGTTTTGTAGAGAAATAACAATAGTTTGAAAAGGAACAACTTTGGATCATAGCTAGAAATAGCTATTATCTTTgtcggattttttttcatgtacacCCTCCGGTCTAAAATATAAGGAGTTTTTGTTGGATGAggtccttatattttaggagaaAGGGAGTTGTAGATATGCAACATCTCTTATTATGGAGatagtatattttaggacgtTAATACTATCTCGGAATGGGACGATTTTCTTTGCAAGATCCAGCAACAACAATAACtgaataagggtgtgtttagtttacgctaaaattggaagttcggttgaaattgaaacgatgtgatggaaaaattggtaGTTTGTTTGTAGGAaatttttaatgtgatggaaaagttaaaagtttgaagaaaaagtttggaagtaAACTTGGCCTAACCTCCGTTACTTTCCTGGCTGTATCACTGTGTCAGGCTTGAAGGCATTTGGCAGAATGGCAGGTAATCCACATGGAGAGACGAAGGCGATCCACCACCATTGTTCATCAGGCCGGCCGCACCGCGCGACAGTGCCTCCTCTGCTGTTGCATGAATGCCGGAGTTATTGGCTGTTGCTGCTGTGCAGCGCTGCACCCATCTCCCCAACCACGCAACTCATCAAAACGACCAACGCGACCGCATCAAATCCCCCACCTTGAATTGCATCCTCCTCCCACACCGTCTTCGCGGCGTTGTGAACTGGGCGCCTTCGCCGTGAACAGTTCCACGTCGCCAAGTTATAAGAAAACCCATGAGCTCGGTAAGTCACAGCTCAACCAAACAGtttcaactaaaatataaacgATATTGGGTATAATGTTCTCGTAAAATAAATTAGTAAGATGAAGCTAGATTTAGGTTGCTCCATCACTTCACTGTAGAGTCCTTacgtttttttttgagaaaatccataaaatgccatcgacaagcacCTTGATcctagaaatgccattgacaaacgCAACTTCCtgaaaatgccatcgtacaagcctatttctcccagaaatgccatcacaCCGTTAGTCCACACCGTTAGAACAAAACATTTTACAAGAATGACTAAATTGCCCTCACTCCAAATAATACTATCCCAATCcaccggtaaaaaaaaaactaccgcTAATGCTTGATGCGTTACATGGCCGGCCTGCCTCGAAGGCGCCGGCCTGACACGCGGCTAGCCAGAGGAAGTGGGAGGCTCACGTCAGCGGCGGCGAATGACTCGTCGTCGCTGTGGTTGGAGTCGGAGTCGGCGCttcgctcgccgtcgctggaggaagaggaggagaggcgggcgAGCCCCGCGGCGGTCATGCTCCAGACGCGGGCGCCGCAGTAGGGGCAGCGGACGTGCGGCTCGAGCGGGCCATGGTGGATGACGAGGAACGCGCGCGTCCGCGACGGCATGAACCCGCGGTACGCGCCCACGATGTCGTCGTACACTGCGCCAGCGACGGCCAGTGGCGGAGCTAGCGGCATCGTTGAGCCCGGGCGAGTAATAGCGTTTTTCGGTGATCGACTAATTTTGATAGGTGTTGACAGCTATTCGTAGTGAAGACGACATcgacggagcacgggcggcCGCCCGACCTGTCCGGGAGGTGGATCCGCCACTGGCGACGGCCACCGCGTGCTCGCAAAGTggcccggcacggcggcggccgcgcggcagCAGAAGAAGAGCAGCTTCGCCATCACCGGCCAACCTCCCCCAATGAGTCGATGCCTGGGACCGTCGTGCGGATGCCTGCTGCCGAGGCGCCGTCGCCTGGGACCACCGTGCCtgcggccgacgcgccgccgcctgggaccaccgcgccgccgcatgccacctcctcgccgcccgtcgcgtcaaCGCCTGGGACCACCGCGCGGACGCCTGctgccgacgcgccgccgcctgggacCGACGCTCCGCTGCCttccacctcctcgccgcccgtcACGTCGACGCCTGGGACCGCTGCCACAGGCGCCGCCTGggaccaccgcgccgccgcctgggagccccgcgccaccgcctgccacctcctcgccgcccgtcgcgtcgacGCCTGGAACTGATGTGCCACCGCCTGGGAGCGTCGCCTTGCCGCTGTCGCCCATCGGGAGCTGGCGATTGAAGTGGAGGGGAGGAATAGTGGCCGGCGATGGGATGGAAGAGAAGGGGATTTATCCTTTGTTGAGGAGGGTAATTTGGTCATTTTGACAAAATTAACGGTGTCTAACAGAGTGAAAgtgacggcgatggcatttttgggacaaaatggCTCGTACGATGGCATTTGCTGGAAGTCGCGttcgtcgatggcatttcttggattagggtgtttgtcaatggcatttcatggattttctctttttttttagcgTGACGTTTCGGCCGTTTTGCTATGTAATTCTGGGCAGGGTCTGGCTGTGGCCCGTGGGCCGTGGCTGGCAGCGCGACACCGCCACGGAAAACCGGGGACGCCACGGTGGGACGGGGGCGGTGCACCGGTCGACCGCCGAACAGTGCGCGTCCTCCGCTCCACTGCACGTAAGCCCGTGCGATGCGAGCACGACACGCCCCCAcaccccccaccccctcccccgaCCCCCAGTGCATCTGTGCATGGCACGTCCACAGTTGCACACTGCACCACCACCCGCCCTCGCCCGTTATAACTCCCCTTCACCAACCCACCCAACCCCTCACTCTCTCAACTCAACTCACCACTGCTTCGAGTTGGGGATGGCGatggtggcgatggtggtggcggcgatggcggtggcggcggtggcgagggggGACATGAGCGCGGACAGGACGGAGTGCGCGGACCAGCTGGTGGGGCTGGCGCCGTGCCTGCAGTACGTGCAGGGGGAGGCgaaggcgccggcgccggactgCTGCGGGGGGCTCCGGCAGGTGCTCGGGAAGAGCCCCAAGTGCCTGTGCGTCCTCGTCAAGGACAAGGACGACCCAAACCTCGGCATCAAGATCAACGCcaccctcgccctcgccctcccctccgcctgcGGCGCCACCCACGCCAACGTCTCCCACTGCCCCCGTACGCCCATCTTACTCTTACACACCTCtctcacctcgccgccgcctcggacGCTCtcgctttgttttcttttgctttCTTGCGGTCCGTGACCACGCCATCTCGTTGTCGACGTTTCTGTCCAGCGTCCACCGTCGACACGGGCAAGAACTTATACGGTACAatatactgctagtatatactgtaaatatatatatatatatatatatatatatatatatatatatatatatatatatatatatatatatatatatatatatatatatatatatatatatatatatatatatatatatatatatatatatatatatatatatatatatatatatatatatatatatatatatatatatatgatctaacggtgtagattaatttgattttttagttAATTAGATTGTAGTATAAAATTTGAAAGGGTAATTTTGTCTTTTCTTCGTTATTTTATTATCAAATTGTGCTATCATGCTCCGTCATCGGATGGCGCTTGGAATGCTTATCCCCTAGTGCACGATAAGATCCAGGACCGGGCACTCCCAAATAGGTCAAATCTGAACCAAAAATTATTAAaatgttattttattttctatcaaATTCCTAACATACCCTTCtatatactaccagtatatAGTATATACTGGTATAgtatattgtaccgtaaaagtACTTTTCTTAATGTTTTTTGTGTGATTTTTTCGACTTTCAAGTTTCAGTTCAACTGAAGCTGCAAATAATTGAAAGTCGAACTCCTCCACATTCTCCCGCATTATTCAAACATGCCACAATAATGCTCTGCAacaatgatttttctttttttacatgaTCCGCATGAATTATTGTGGCATGTTGCAGAGCTCCTTCACATTCCTCCGAACTCGAAAGACGCCGCCATCTTCAGCCCCGGTGGCGACAAGGGCTCCCCTGCTGCTCCAGGTGAGTGAGCCTTACTTAATCTGTTGTTCCCTCCAGTGTCTATGTCTTGTCTCCACTGTTAATTTCTCTGCAGATCATGTAGTTCTACAAATTACTGACCATGATCCGTACTACATAGTGGAATTTACGGCAGTGACTAATGTATGAGTGAGTAGTTTTGTCATGTGGACATGAGAAGTTTGATATCGCCGAAAGGTGTGCACTGCGGTCGTGTGGTAATGTGACCCACCAAACACAGCGCGCTAGTGCTTTGACATCATCACGGTCTGAGACAGAAACAACCAGGAGTTTCTTGGTAATCATAGTTCATAAACTGTTTTTGTAGAGTTGAGAATCAACCGAAGCTGAGACTAAAGTTAAACTGATGGTCTGAAACTATGAAATGTTTCAAGAACAATTCGATTTCACTGAGAAAAATAGTATAGTTCATCTTTGCTTCAGCTGTTAACGATTCTGCTGCTTAATTTATCGGCATTGCTCATCGTCATTGCATACAAACTACGTCTCTGATCTGATGATCAACGCTGATTATTTGTCACTTTCTCCATGCAGCGAAGGACaactcgacgacgacgaccgactCGCGCGCTGTGCAGGCGGCCAACGGGGGCAgccgctcgtcggcggcgaccgccggcgccgcgctgaCGGCGTTGCTGGCCGGCTACTTCCTCCTGCTCCTGCCGGAATTCTCAGCTCCGTCGTCCTTCTAGATCACTGTCTGCATCATCTCGTGCGTCCTCTGCAGCTACCGATCGAAACCAAGAACACGGGATTGGATGGAGCCAGATCAATTAGTGGGCGATTATATTGGACAATGCCTGGTGAAAAACTGAGACTCAGAGAGTGTGATGCATCCGTGCATATGTTGTAGTATGTGACAGATAGTAATTCGTTGGCGTTTGCAGTGTACTGTACTGCACTGTTTGTTCTTTTCCTGCTATGTTCTGGATTCTGGACGATGTGTTTTGCTACTCCTACTAGCTTTTCTATAGTACATCTGGTTACTAATGCTGATCACGATTGATATTTGTTGCTGCCAGAGTAGCAGTAAGGTGAGCCGTTTGATTGATCTGTTCCAGCTTTTCTTTCTGGTTgtttttgtacttttgaatcATGAATTTGTGATGCTCGCCTCACGAGTGACGGTTCCATGAAATTCAGCGATGTTATGTATTCTCAAATGTCTCGATAAGATACTTCTTATATTGTCTTGAATTTGCTCTCCAACTTCAGCGATGGTACCCAAAACTAGCGCAGAAACCTTAGATCACACATTTGTGGTGATTTTTATTGCAGCCACCTTCATGTTGCCACGAAAAAGAAGCAAGGATATTGAGAAAAAAAGGGGGTCCAAGAGGTTCGGAGAATTACACTCCGACCTCCCACATTTCACCTTTGCATTGTACCGTATCGAATTTGAGTGATGGTACCCAAAACTAGTGCAGAAACGTTAGATCACACATTTGTGGTGATTTTTATTGCAGCTACCTTCATGTTGCCAAGAAAAAGAAGCAAGGATATTGAGAAAAAGGAAGGGGTCAGGGGGTTCGGAGAATTAAACTCCAAACCCCACCTGTGTGTTTGGTCCATGTCGTGGAGGATGTCGTTTCAAATCCACGGTCTTACACGCGATTTGCACCCGCTCATcgagtcgtcgtcggcggcgagagaGGAATTTCGTCCTTGGAGGCAATAATAAGTAATTACTAAAGTATCTTGATGAAATGAATCGATCCTGGGCAGCAGAACATCGGTTCATTCGATCGCCACACTTCAAGTATGCGATGAAGCCGATGAGTGTGCATTTCAATGGACAACGACACCTGCAGTACGGCTGCTGCATCTCAGATGTCTCGAACTCTCGATACAAAACTTCACGTCGGCTTGAACTTTTTGCGAGGTTATTTCGTCTTGAATTTGCTCTCGAATTTGAGTGATCATACCCAAAATCAATGCTGAAACCGTAGGTGTACACTGATGATGATTTCTATTGCATCTACCTTCATTGTTGCCATGAAAAAGAAGCGAGAATATTGAGAAAACAAGGGTTTCGGATAATTGAAATccgacctccacctccacgaatccTACGCAGGCTTTTCAAGGCCCATTAAGAAATGATGCGGCCTATTCAAGGCCCATTAACACGGCCCAGTAACAATAAGAAGTCCGTCTCGGCGACAGACTAGTCTTTCGTCGACCGCCGCTCTGATATAAAGGAGACACGAAGGCCCagcgcttcctcctcctcccaacgccgccgccgccgccgccgccatcgtcttgcgccctcgtcggccgccgcccacGCGAGGAAACGAGGTGCGTCCCTTCGCccgatctcgatctcgatctctacGCGCGTTTCTTCCTTGACGACGTACTGGGTGTTATCTTGTATGCTTCATGGCGGAATTGCCACTACCTTGCCGCTTGTGATTTAGGGTGCCCTAGTACTCTTGCTCGTACTCCGTGGCCGTTATGCGTTTGTTCCGTGATGCCGTGTTGAAATTGGGATTGGGAATTGATGGTATCGGCAAGTCCCGAAGGGCCGAATTTTCTCTGCCATGAATTATTTATATTTCTGTTTCGATACTTAGACTATGTCACTGAGGATGATTTTAGGGTTCTTGTTAAATTAGAAGTTCAGAACAAATTAAGATGACCAGTGTCGCTAATGTGCGACAACCGTAGATGATCAGTTTTACCctgtacttaattaattagtagtcTGAATCTGAATGTCTGAAACAGCTGA
Coding sequences:
- the LOC112938181 gene encoding EID1-like F-box protein 3; protein product: MRRRGGPRRRRVGRRHGGPRRRRLGSRHPHDGPRHRLIGGGWPVMAKLLFFCCRAAAAVPGHFASTRSGGRPCSVDVVFTTNSCQHAVAGAVYDDIVGAYRGFMPSRTRAFLVIHHGPLEPHVRCPYCGARVWSMTAAGLARLSSSSSSDGERSADSDSNHSDDESFAAADVSLPLPLASRVSGRRLRGRPAM
- the LOC4331741 gene encoding non-specific lipid transfer protein GPI-anchored 14; translation: MARPQLHTAPPPALARYNSPSPTHPTPHSLNSTHHCFELGMAMVAMVVAAMAVAAVARGDMSADRTECADQLVGLAPCLQYVQGEAKAPAPDCCGGLRQVLGKSPKCLCVLVKDKDDPNLGIKINATLALALPSACGATHANVSHCPQLLHIPPNSKDAAIFSPGGDKGSPAAPAKDNSTTTTDSRAVQAANGGSRSSAATAGAALTALLAGYFLLLLPEFSAPSSF